In Candidatus Chromulinivoraceae bacterium, the following proteins share a genomic window:
- a CDS encoding ATP-binding protein has protein sequence MDFEENPRGECEIAMAGYLATLKKEMQMHFNVIKDDYLRSKDPHYFKPSGTQVYVGRQGSGKTISAVRHVNLLKDSYPRLLLVSNLILTGYRRITVKTPEQICQAIAHPDFDSTKHYIYFQDFEQLSIALTSVDNGTFGVVYLIDEIHTYLNALDSKNIPMYVFTEISQQRKQRKLIVATSQLFDRIAKPLREQCDNMVVCKTYFSTLTVQKAYDAMTLDKDYDGSYMGKVQRRGWFFQSRKIRESYDTFQKVVSGRDQYEMQNMSELNVNVNGKKSSFKR, from the coding sequence GTGGATTTTGAAGAAAATCCCCGTGGTGAATGTGAAATAGCTATGGCCGGTTACTTAGCAACACTCAAAAAAGAAATGCAGATGCACTTTAACGTTATCAAAGACGATTATTTACGCAGCAAAGACCCGCATTATTTTAAGCCCTCCGGCACACAGGTGTATGTCGGTCGCCAAGGTAGTGGCAAAACCATTTCTGCCGTTCGCCATGTTAATCTGCTTAAGGATAGTTATCCCCGCCTTCTGCTAGTGTCGAATCTTATCCTTACAGGGTACAGGCGCATTACTGTCAAAACGCCAGAGCAGATTTGCCAGGCCATCGCGCATCCAGACTTTGATTCTACGAAGCACTATATCTATTTCCAAGATTTCGAGCAGCTTTCTATTGCGCTCACCTCTGTTGATAATGGTACGTTTGGCGTCGTGTATCTTATCGACGAAATCCACACATATCTCAATGCGTTGGATTCTAAAAACATACCGATGTACGTTTTTACGGAGATCAGCCAGCAACGCAAACAGCGCAAGCTTATCGTTGCCACGTCGCAGCTTTTCGACCGTATCGCAAAGCCTCTCCGTGAGCAGTGCGACAACATGGTTGTTTGCAAAACCTACTTTTCGACACTAACTGTTCAAAAAGCATATGACGCAATGACGCTAGATAAAGATTACGACGGTTCGTACATGGGAAAAGTGCAACGACGAGGTTGGTTTTTCCAGTCCCGCAAAATTCGTGAAAGTTATGACACCTTTCAAAAAGTTGTGTCGGGGAGAGATCAATACGAAATGCAAAATATGAGTGAATTAAATGTAAACGTCAATGGTAAAAAGTCGTCGTTTAAAAGGTAA